The segment CGTTGGCGGATACGGCGCGGGTGTTGGATCGATATTTGAATATCCTGGCGATTCGGACGTTTAAGCAGGAGGATCTACAAGCCTTTGCTAATTATGCCAAGATTCCGATTATTAATGCTTTGTCGGATTTAGAGCATCCCTGTCAGGTTTTGGCTGATTTGTTAACGCTTCAGGAGTGTTTTGGGAGTCTAGCTGGGCTGACTTTGACTTATCTGGGAGATGGCAATAATATGGCTAACTCGCTGCTTTTGGGTGGCGCGCTGGTGGGGATGAATGTAAGAATTGCGACACCACAGCAGTATCAACCGGATGCGACAGTTGTAGAGCAGGCGAAGAAAATTGCAGGCGATCGCGCTGAGGTTACAATTACTAACGACCCCGAAGCAGCAGCTAAAGGCGCTCACGTGCTTTATACCGATGTCTGGGCAAGTATGGGACAAGAGGATGAAGCTAATGCTCGAATTCCAGTTTTTCAACCTTACCAGGTAAACGATGAACTGTTGAGTATTGCCGATCCTAGTGCAATTGTGCTGCACTGTTTACCAGCTCATCGGGGAGAAGAAATTACTGATGAGGTGATGGAAGGTGAAAAGTCGCGGGTTTGGGATCAGGCGGAAAATCGAATGCACGCTCAAAAAGCTTTGTTAGTCAGTCTCTTGGGCGCAGATTGATTGCGGATAATGGAATCATTCCTAATTGGTAATTGTGCAAACGCCATTAACTACTAGACAGACGCAAGTTTTAGTAGTACGAATGTTCTATAGGACGTACATTACTAATTCCGTTAGTTTGTTTTATGGAATCTCTCACTGATGCTCAGCAACAACTTTATGATTGGCTGGTGGATTACATTGGTCAACATCAACACGCGCCTTCAATTCGGCAGATGATGCTGGCGATGAAACTAAAGTCACCAGCGCCAGTTCAGAGCCGCCTGGAACATTTGCGTGCGAAAGGTTATATCGATTGGGCGGAGGGAAAAGCGCGCACAATTAGGATTGTCCGTGGTGGGAATGGAGTGCCAGTTTTGGGAGCGATCGCTGCTGGCGGTCTTGTAGAACCCTTCACCGACACTGTAGAGCATCTGGATATATCTGACTTATTCCG is part of the Funiculus sociatus GB2-C1 genome and harbors:
- the argF gene encoding ornithine carbamoyltransferase is translated as MEALKGRDLLSLADLSSEEIKELLHLAAGLKSHTVNLRCNKVLGLLFYKASTRTRVSFSVAMYQLGGQVIDLNPNVTQVSRGEPLADTARVLDRYLNILAIRTFKQEDLQAFANYAKIPIINALSDLEHPCQVLADLLTLQECFGSLAGLTLTYLGDGNNMANSLLLGGALVGMNVRIATPQQYQPDATVVEQAKKIAGDRAEVTITNDPEAAAKGAHVLYTDVWASMGQEDEANARIPVFQPYQVNDELLSIADPSAIVLHCLPAHRGEEITDEVMEGEKSRVWDQAENRMHAQKALLVSLLGAD